The Tepidisphaeraceae bacterium genome includes a region encoding these proteins:
- a CDS encoding LacI family DNA-binding transcriptional regulator → MSLRDVAKMANVSVATVSMVLNDNPRISRATHMHVQRIIDKVGYRPNRLAQSLSSKYTQVLAIIIPALRHAFADAYFGEVISGVCDRAGKLGYKVILEQAKPEYIKTKQHVEIFERRYVDGVVAMGVNDRHTFLDEFADRRYPVIVVDNYFPQWGLDHVVCDYRGGAEQAMNYLLQLGHREIGLIYAAPEIRTSRDKIEVYQNKLTAAGIMPIDTWRADGKFTEAGGASAAEAILAKHPHVTALFAGNDKMAIGALHYLNRRRIKVPQQISVVGFDDMQQAAFANPSLTTVHLPLYEVGQLACERLVERIRGKADRVAQVLPTHLVVRESTAMASNVGG, encoded by the coding sequence GTGAGTTTGCGCGATGTGGCGAAGATGGCGAACGTATCGGTCGCCACCGTTTCGATGGTGTTGAACGACAACCCGCGCATCAGCCGTGCGACGCACATGCACGTGCAGCGCATCATCGACAAGGTCGGCTATCGGCCGAACCGGTTAGCTCAGTCACTCTCCAGCAAGTACACGCAAGTGCTGGCGATCATCATCCCCGCGCTGCGTCACGCGTTCGCCGACGCTTACTTTGGTGAGGTGATCTCCGGAGTCTGCGACCGCGCGGGCAAGCTGGGGTACAAGGTCATCCTAGAGCAGGCCAAGCCGGAATACATCAAGACCAAGCAGCACGTCGAGATTTTCGAACGGCGCTACGTGGACGGCGTGGTGGCGATGGGTGTGAACGATCGCCATACGTTTCTCGACGAGTTCGCCGACCGCCGATATCCGGTCATCGTGGTCGACAACTACTTCCCGCAGTGGGGCCTCGACCACGTCGTTTGCGATTATCGCGGTGGGGCGGAGCAGGCGATGAATTACCTGCTTCAGTTGGGCCACCGCGAGATCGGGCTGATTTACGCGGCCCCCGAGATCCGCACGTCGCGCGACAAGATCGAGGTCTACCAGAACAAGCTGACCGCGGCCGGCATTATGCCGATCGACACTTGGCGGGCAGACGGTAAGTTCACCGAAGCGGGTGGCGCCAGTGCCGCCGAGGCGATTCTGGCGAAACACCCGCACGTGACGGCTTTATTCGCGGGTAACGACAAGATGGCGATCGGTGCGTTGCACTATCTCAACCGTAGGCGCATCAAGGTGCCGCAGCAGATCTCGGTCGTCGGGTTCGACGACATGCAGCAGGCGGCGTTCGCCAACCCCAGCCTGACCACCGTTCACCTGCCGTTGTACGAGGTGGGGCAACTGGCGTGCGAGCGTCTCGTCGAACGCATTCGCGGCAAGGCCGACCGGGTGGCGCAAGTGCTGCCCACGCACCTGGTGGTGCGCGAGTCGACCGCCATGGCCAGCAACGTCGGAGGATAG